The following are encoded together in the Dyella terrae genome:
- a CDS encoding tryptophan halogenase family protein, whose product MARLKKVLIVGGGTAGWLAACYLAKAVNAVDPQSVQVHLVESPDIGLLGVGEATFPSIRGTLAAIGLDERRFLVGATATYKQGIHYRHWIRPPGAPGADHFFHPFNAPSQRPGGPELLPYWLLGAAPEGMPFADAVSMQTALVDHSRAPKRFNDPDYQGPMNHAFHFDAACFARLLAEHGQETLGVKRHVATVERTELDEHGAIARVVTKELGELTADLYVDCTGLRGMLIGNVMQSPFRSRADVLFADRAVAMQVPYEKADTPIPSYTISTAQEAGWIWDIGLQKRRGVGYVYSSRHTSDERAEEVFRGYLGAAAEGLKAMHIKFETGYRPEHWRKNCIAVGLAGGFVEPLESTGIALIELATYLLTHLLPNDTDEMERAARHFNEMMVARYDRIIDFIKMHYCLSQRRDSSFWIDNADPASIPYTLQDKLAQWKHRPPHRLDFVSDLEMFLVSSWQYVLYGMEFETDFSAMRSAYPRVDEARQEFRNIQLAASQALHDLPDHRSLVERMCREYRERALA is encoded by the coding sequence ATGGCTCGTCTGAAGAAAGTGTTGATCGTCGGCGGCGGCACGGCGGGCTGGCTCGCCGCGTGCTATCTCGCCAAGGCGGTGAATGCGGTCGATCCGCAAAGTGTGCAGGTGCATCTGGTGGAATCGCCGGACATCGGTCTGCTCGGGGTAGGGGAGGCAACCTTTCCTTCGATCCGCGGCACGCTCGCTGCCATCGGTCTCGACGAACGTCGCTTCCTGGTCGGTGCGACGGCGACTTACAAGCAGGGTATCCACTACCGTCATTGGATTCGCCCGCCAGGCGCACCGGGTGCCGATCACTTCTTCCACCCCTTCAATGCACCGAGCCAGCGCCCCGGTGGGCCGGAACTGCTGCCGTACTGGCTGCTGGGCGCGGCGCCCGAAGGCATGCCATTCGCCGATGCGGTGTCGATGCAGACCGCGCTGGTCGATCATTCGCGTGCACCTAAACGATTCAATGACCCGGATTATCAGGGGCCGATGAACCACGCGTTCCATTTCGATGCGGCATGCTTCGCTCGCTTACTCGCCGAACACGGACAGGAAACCCTGGGTGTCAAACGCCACGTAGCGACGGTGGAGCGCACCGAGCTGGACGAGCATGGCGCCATCGCGCGTGTGGTGACCAAGGAACTGGGCGAGCTTACCGCCGACCTGTACGTGGACTGCACTGGCTTGCGCGGCATGTTGATCGGCAACGTCATGCAATCACCGTTCCGCAGCCGCGCCGACGTGCTATTTGCCGACCGGGCCGTGGCCATGCAGGTGCCTTATGAGAAGGCCGATACGCCGATCCCGTCCTACACCATTTCCACCGCGCAGGAGGCGGGTTGGATCTGGGACATTGGTCTGCAAAAGCGCCGCGGCGTGGGTTACGTCTACTCGTCGCGACATACGTCCGATGAGCGCGCGGAAGAAGTCTTCCGGGGTTACCTTGGTGCTGCCGCCGAAGGCCTCAAGGCCATGCACATCAAGTTCGAAACGGGTTATCGACCCGAGCATTGGCGCAAGAACTGCATAGCCGTGGGCCTCGCGGGTGGTTTCGTCGAACCGTTGGAATCCACCGGCATCGCGCTGATCGAGTTGGCGACGTATCTGCTTACGCACTTGCTTCCCAACGATACGGACGAGATGGAGCGTGCCGCGCGGCATTTCAACGAGATGATGGTGGCGCGCTATGACCGCATCATCGACTTCATCAAAATGCACTACTGTCTGAGCCAGCGTCGCGACTCGTCCTTCTGGATCGACAATGCCGATCCCGCAAGCATCCCGTACACCCTTCAGGACAAACTGGCGCAGTGGAAACATCGTCCACCGCATCGGCTCGATTTCGTCAGCGACCTCGAAATGTTCCTGGTGTCGAGCTGGCAATACGTGTTGTACGGCATGGAATTCGAGACGGACTTCAGTGCCATGCGCAGTGCGTATCCACGTGTGGATGAAGCGCGGCAGGAGTTTCGCAACATCCAGCTTGCCGCGTCGCAAGCACTGCATGATCTACCCGATCATCGGTCATTGGTGGAGCGGATGTGCCGGGAGTATCGGGAGCGCGCCTTGGCTTGA
- a CDS encoding alpha/beta fold hydrolase: MKGSRRLFACLLPLSVWGFVAHAEGADVPLLQSIPDSYAHAGTPVEIAPHRRLNLRCEGNGSPTVLLESGSHADTTTWFRLQPLLAAHYRVCSYDRAGYGFSDLGPMPRDLAADVSDLHALIHKAGLKTPLVLAGHSLGTNIVRRYAATYAGDVAGVVLIDPPAQNVAAYAPAWAKEEDAMATHRFAFIDQCKEAAEKHELASPPPALKSCVAAGNAQASAEVNAAIATYKRKPAFWQTLSSELHDNLTVFSQPAASTPSLGTLPMIVLSASGTYADAPADVRASLELAKEKTQSAIAATSTRSSLVTVANTSHDIQLDQPATVAKAVAQVIQKASDGRE, translated from the coding sequence GTGAAAGGAAGCCGTCGCCTGTTCGCCTGTTTGCTGCCGCTATCCGTATGGGGGTTCGTTGCCCACGCGGAAGGCGCTGACGTCCCCCTCCTGCAAAGCATTCCCGACAGCTATGCCCACGCGGGAACACCGGTGGAGATCGCGCCCCATCGCAGGCTCAACCTTCGTTGCGAGGGCAATGGTTCGCCCACCGTGCTGCTTGAGTCCGGCTCACATGCCGACACCACCACATGGTTTCGCCTGCAGCCATTGCTCGCCGCGCACTATCGGGTCTGCTCATATGACCGCGCCGGTTACGGCTTCAGTGACCTCGGCCCCATGCCACGTGACCTGGCCGCCGACGTCTCCGACCTGCACGCCCTGATCCATAAAGCCGGGCTCAAGACACCGTTGGTCCTGGCTGGGCATTCGCTGGGCACCAACATCGTACGGCGCTATGCCGCCACTTACGCCGGCGATGTAGCCGGTGTCGTACTGATCGATCCTCCCGCGCAGAACGTAGCGGCGTACGCGCCGGCATGGGCAAAGGAAGAAGACGCCATGGCCACACATCGCTTTGCGTTCATCGACCAGTGCAAGGAAGCTGCCGAAAAGCATGAATTGGCATCGCCACCGCCCGCGTTGAAAAGCTGCGTCGCCGCGGGCAACGCCCAAGCCAGCGCGGAAGTGAACGCGGCCATCGCGACCTACAAACGCAAGCCGGCGTTCTGGCAAACGTTGTCGTCGGAGTTGCACGACAACCTCACCGTATTCAGTCAGCCGGCAGCCTCCACGCCATCGCTCGGTACGCTGCCCATGATCGTGTTGTCGGCCTCAGGCACTTATGCAGATGCGCCCGCCGACGTCCGCGCATCGCTGGAGCTGGCCAAAGAGAAGACCCAGTCCGCCATCGCAGCCACATCGACGCGAAGCAGTCTCGTCACCGTTGCCAATACGTCGCACGACATTCAACTCGATCAGCCTGCGACGGTCGCCAAAGCGGTCGCTCAGGTGATTCAGAAGGCATCGGATGGACGAGAGTAA